The stretch of DNA GTAAATGATTTGGGAAAGCATCTCATTGTCAAAGACAAAATCATCAGAATTTTCATTAAAATTAATGGTATTGAGTACTTCTTTGCTAAATGAGCGATAGCCCGTATGGTATTCTGATAATTTATAATTCACCAGCAGGTTTTGGGCAAAAGTCAAAAAGCGGTTGGCGATGAATTTATATAAAGGCATGCCACCTTGTAGTGCTCCTTTCCCCAAAATCCGGGATCCGAGTACGACGGGGTATAACTCGTCACCAATGATATTAACCATAGCAGGGATGAGCTTAGGCGTATATTGGTAATCGGGATGCAACATGATCACAATATCTCCACCTAGTTCTAAAGCCTTGTTATACAACGACTTTTGGTTACCACCATACCCTTTATTTTCTTCGTGAATAATAATATGATGAATACCAATAGCCTTGGCCAACTGTGCCGTAT from Saprospiraceae bacterium encodes:
- a CDS encoding glycosyltransferase family 2 protein, whose protein sequence is MYKNKKVIVVLPAYNAAQTLEKTYREIPFDLVDEVILCDDASKDNTAQLAKAIGIHHIIIHEENKGYGGNQKSLYNKALELGGDIVIMLHPDYQYTPKLIPAMVNIIGDELYPVVLGSRILGKGALQGGMPLYKFIANRFLTFAQNLLVNYKLSEYHTGYRSFSKEVLNTINFNENSDDFVFDNEMLSQIIYAGFPIAEVTCPTKYFEEASSINLSRSMKYGMGVLRVSVNHWLQRMGFAKFKLYENPQKEK